In Penaeus monodon isolate SGIC_2016 chromosome 41, NSTDA_Pmon_1, whole genome shotgun sequence, a single genomic region encodes these proteins:
- the LOC119598487 gene encoding phospholipid scramblase 1-like: protein MAPHALPGPPPKPQAPYASSKPPRAYQGHPQATQKGTPGPRKGPPGPCSPPHKPHAAPQGLTWLPSPPAATAGPWPSPLRSAWSPSWWPTSWAAPWPTRPPCQWGGEMGSP from the coding sequence ATGGCCCCTCATGCCCTACCcggccctccccccaaaccccaggcCCCATATGCCTCATCCAAACCCCCCAGGGCTTACCAAGGCCACCCCCAGGCCACCCAAAAGGGCACCCCCGGTCCccgaaaagggcccccggggccctGCTCACCACCCCATAAGCCCCACGCAGCCCCCCAAGGGCTCACCTGGCTACCCTCCCCACCTGCGGCCACAGCAGGGCCATGGCCCTCCCCACTCAGGTCAGCATGGTCCCCCTCATGGTGGCCCACCTCATGGGCCGCCCCATGGCCCACACGGCCACCCTGTCaatggggaggagagatgggatcCCCGTGA
- the LOC119598560 gene encoding serine/threonine-protein kinase PAK mbt-like, whose product MRREGWGVGRPDMGIRTPSGPSSAGSAGSSGQHGPTPPPPHHQSLHNGHPPHPQGGRPPAQLPPEAGGPPGHPNGPHYPPHAHPGQHPPHHPHSGPYPHPSQHPHQPNHHPGQHPHQSPPAQRPYHRGPQPLPPPHQSPHGAPPHHSSQSHLHQLHLQQQQQQSQHQQQQQQQQQHQQQHPPQQQHEQHQQQQLPPPPPPHGVQKLPQQPHQVPPHGQMYAKPPAPAPEQISPPNKGSPNVQQDHNGNRFDPQSTTQAPPQVKLRDRKASGDGKEGGSAGSGSAQVNNNTTTQPGKSPPGFSTQGNSVQHHQSNKPHDQQRLSHEQFRAALQMVVSPGDPRYNLDNFIKIGEGSTGIVCIASERETGNQVAVKKMDLRKQQRRELLFNEVVIMRDYHHPNIVEMYDSFLVEDELWVVMEFLEGGALTDIVTHARMDEEQIATVCRQCLKALAYLHSQGVIHRDIKSDSILLASDGRVKLSDFGFCAQVSQELPKRKSLVGTPYWMAPEVISRLPYGPEVDIWSLGIMVIEMVDGEPPFFNEPPLQAMRRIRDMPPPKLKNSHKISPRLQGFLEKMLVRDPGQRATAFELLQHPFLRQAGPPSLLVPLMRSFRHSPC is encoded by the exons ATGCgcagggaggggtggggtgtgggaCGCCCCGACATGGGGATCAGAACACCCTCAGGCCCCTCGTCTGCTGGCTCAGCTGGCAGTAGTGGCCAGCATGGgccaactccccctcctccccatcaccagAGTCTTCATAATGGACACCCACCTCATCCTCAg GGTGGCCGTCCCCCTGCGCAGCTACCGCCAGAGGCAGGAGGCCCACCTGGCCACCCAAATGGACCCCACTATCCCCCCCATGCTCACCCTGGCCAacaccctccccaccacccccactcaGGCCCCTACCCGCACCCCAGCCAGCACCCACACCAGCCCAACCACCACCCAGGCCAGCATCCCCACCAGTCTCCACCTGCACAGCGGCCGTACCACCGTGGACCTCAGCCGCTGCCACCCCCTCACCAGTCTCCTCACGGTGCTCCTCCTCACCACAGCTCTCAGAGCCACCTTCATCAGCTACATcttcagcagcaacagcaacagtcccagcatcaacaacagcaacagcagcagcaacagcatcaACAGCAGCATCCACCACAGCAGCAACATGAGCAGCATCAACAGCAGCAGttacccccaccacctccaccacatgGGGTGCAAAAGTTGCCACAGCAGCCACACCAGGTCCCACCTCATGGGCAGATGTATGCAAAg CCACCAGCTCCAGCACCAGAACAGATTTCTCCCCCCAACAAAGGATCCCCCAATGTACAACAAGATCACAATGGAAACCGATTTGACCCTCAATCGACCACACAAGCTCCGCCTCAGGTAAAGTTACGAGACCGCAAAGCCAGCGGTGATGGCAAAGAAGGGGGTAGTGCAGGAAGTGGTAGTGCCCAAGTCAACAACAATACAACCACACAACCTGGGAAGTCTCCGCCAGGATTCTCCACCCAAGGGAACTCGGTTCAGCATCACCAGTCAAACAAACCACATGATCAGCAGAGATTATCACATGAGCAG ttccGAGCAGCTCTTCAGATGGTTGTGAGCCCAGGAGATCCCAGATACAACTTGGATAATTTCATTAAGATTGGTGAAGGATCAACAGGCATTGTTTGCATAGCCAGTGAGAGAGAAACTGGCAATCAG gtTGCAGTGAAGAAGATGGATCTGCGGAAGCAGCAGCGTCGTGAACTGCTCTTCAATGAGGTGGTCATCATGAGGGACTACCACCACCCAAACATTGTCGAAATGTATGACTCCTTCTTGGTGGAGGATGAACTGTGGGTGGTGATGGAGTTCCTTGAAGGGGGAGCACTTACAGACATAGTCACTCATGCGAGAATGGATGAAGAACAGATTGCAACG gtTTGCAGACAGTGCCTGAAAGCATTGGCTTACCTCCATTCACAAGGAGTCATCCACCGTGACATAAAGAGTGACTCTATTTTGCTTGCAAGTGATGGCAGG GTGAAACTCTCAGACTTTGGCTTCTGTGCTCAAGTGTCCCAGGAGCTGCCAAAGCGTAAGTCTTTAGTGGGCACACCATACTGGATGGCACCAGAGGTTATATCACGGCTGCCCTATGGCCCAGAAGTAGACATTTGGTCACTTGGCATCATGGTGATTGAGATGGTTGATGGTGAGCCTCCATTCTTCAACGAACCCCCCTTGCAAGCAATGAGACGTATAAGGGACATGCCACCGCCCAAACTAAAGAACTCTCATAAG ATATCACCACGGTTACAAGGATTCCTGGAAAAGATGCTGGTTCGTGATCCTGGTCAGAGAGCCACTGCATTTGAGCTCCTCCAACACCCATTCCTTCGTCAGGctggtcctccctccctccttgtgcCACTGATGAGGTCGTTCAGACATTCTCCATGTTGA